The Chlorogloeopsis sp. ULAP01 genome window below encodes:
- a CDS encoding aldo/keto reductase yields the protein MLYRRFGRTELQMPVFSCGGMRYQYQWQDVPQWQIPKNNQENLEKTIKRAIEVGINHIETARGYGTSEMQLGRILPKFPREQLIVQTKVSPKADAKEFQRDFEKSLRNLRLDYVDLLGIHGINNTELLNYSIGSGGCLEVARKLQAQGKVRFIGFSTHGPTDTIIETINTNQFDYINLHWYYINQNNWPAIEAATRHDMGVFIISPSDKGGKLYDPPQKLVKLCAPLSPIMFNDLFCLSHSQVHTLSLGAAKPSDFDEHLKTLELLDHASSMLPPILARLEQQAIATLGEDWVKTWHVNLPTYKETPGQVNIPVILWLRNLAIAYDLVDYAKMRYNLLGNAGHWLPGNQADQIDKLDLGQCLSRSPHADKIPHFLMQAHQLLGGEAVQRLSRS from the coding sequence ATGCTATACAGAAGATTTGGTCGCACAGAATTACAGATGCCTGTGTTTTCCTGCGGTGGGATGAGATACCAATATCAATGGCAAGATGTACCGCAGTGGCAAATTCCCAAAAACAACCAGGAAAATCTAGAAAAAACTATTAAACGCGCGATTGAAGTAGGCATCAATCACATCGAAACTGCCCGTGGCTATGGAACTTCTGAGATGCAGTTAGGGCGAATTTTGCCTAAGTTCCCCCGCGAACAGCTGATTGTACAGACTAAAGTTAGTCCGAAAGCGGATGCCAAAGAATTTCAACGTGACTTTGAAAAATCACTACGAAATCTGCGGCTAGATTATGTTGATTTACTGGGAATACACGGTATTAATAATACTGAATTATTAAATTACAGTATTGGTTCTGGTGGCTGCCTGGAAGTAGCAAGAAAACTGCAAGCACAGGGAAAAGTTAGGTTTATTGGCTTTTCTACCCACGGGCCGACAGATACTATTATTGAGACAATTAATACCAACCAATTCGATTATATTAATCTGCATTGGTATTACATTAATCAAAATAATTGGCCTGCCATTGAAGCTGCAACCCGTCATGATATGGGAGTATTTATCATTAGTCCATCAGATAAAGGTGGGAAGTTATACGATCCGCCACAAAAGTTAGTTAAACTTTGTGCTCCCTTGAGTCCGATAATGTTTAACGATCTATTTTGTTTAAGCCATTCTCAGGTGCATACTCTCAGTTTAGGTGCAGCAAAACCATCAGACTTCGATGAACACCTGAAAACTTTAGAGTTGTTAGATCATGCCTCAAGTATGTTGCCACCAATTTTAGCAAGATTAGAGCAACAAGCCATAGCAACTTTAGGAGAAGACTGGGTTAAAACTTGGCACGTCAATTTACCTACCTATAAAGAAACACCCGGACAAGTTAATATTCCTGTAATTTTGTGGTTGAGAAATTTAGCGATCGCCTACGATCTAGTTGATTACGCTAAAATGCGCTACAACCTACTTGGTAATGCTGGTCATTGGCTTCCCGGTAATCAAGCAGACCAAATAGATAAACTAGACTTGGGACAATGTCTTTCCCGTAGCCCCCATGCTGACAAAATTCCTCACTTCCTTATGCAAGCACATCAGCTTTTAGGTGGTGAGGCAGTACAACGTTTGTCACGGAGCTAG
- a CDS encoding response regulator, translated as MSFEPKVNVLLVDDHPENLLALEAILDSLGQNLVRATSGAEALRHLLNQDFAVILLDVQMPDMDGFETATLIRQRERSRHTPIIFVTAFNTSDNMVYKGYSLGAVDYLFKPIEPEILKSKVAAFIDLFQKTAEVKRQALQLAAMNAELRKREEMFRSLSACSPVGIFLADKLGKCTYVNPCYQAIFGLTNQDNLDEAWTQRIHLQDKKQIVADWYTATREGREYKGEFRILTPEKNERWVYLSSSPMLSEEGNVIGFVGTVEDSTDRKKAEEEHIKLIREQAARQEAETANRLKDEFLATLSHELRTPLTSILGWARLLRQRKLDEKAIARAIETIERNATLQAQLIEDILDVSRIMRGKLNLNICPVNLETIISTVTNGAYLEAEAKNIQLKYFIESSQTEGETQQQGKIEEENNSSASPSSLFPPSSLIVSGDSNRLQQVVWNLLNNAIKFTPSGGKIEVRLSRASDWGLDTKDRKTANPQSPIPNYAQITVKDTGIGISPDFLPHVFDRFRQADGSITRNHGGLGLGLAIVRYLVEMHGGSVHADSAGVGQGATFTVTLPLLETEQQQTGEDTEEGEWGDRLKKSNLSAHQLTSLSSPESPLCGLQILLVDDTETQEQISSLLQESGAKVTAVASVNLALSAIDKSQPDILIADICLLKEDDYTLLQKLRNLQPQKHGKIPAIALFTDSKPQEDSKTSQESAFQIYISKPVEPINLISSVAKLVQSNCIV; from the coding sequence ATGTCATTTGAACCGAAAGTCAATGTTCTGTTGGTAGACGACCATCCAGAAAATTTATTAGCCCTAGAGGCAATTTTAGATAGCCTCGGTCAAAATTTAGTCAGGGCTACCTCAGGTGCAGAAGCCTTACGACATTTGCTCAATCAGGATTTTGCCGTAATACTGTTGGATGTGCAGATGCCAGATATGGACGGGTTCGAGACAGCAACTCTGATTCGACAGCGAGAGCGATCGCGCCACACACCAATTATTTTTGTTACAGCTTTCAACACCAGCGACAATATGGTGTATAAAGGCTATTCACTGGGAGCAGTAGATTACTTATTCAAGCCAATTGAGCCAGAAATTTTGAAATCTAAAGTGGCAGCATTTATTGATTTATTTCAGAAAACTGCTGAGGTGAAGCGACAAGCCTTACAATTAGCAGCAATGAATGCCGAACTCAGAAAACGCGAAGAAATGTTTCGCTCTTTGAGTGCTTGTTCACCTGTAGGTATATTTCTTGCAGATAAATTAGGTAAATGCACTTACGTTAATCCCTGCTACCAAGCTATCTTTGGTTTGACAAACCAGGATAATTTAGACGAAGCTTGGACGCAAAGAATTCATTTGCAAGACAAAAAACAGATTGTTGCTGACTGGTATACTGCAACAAGAGAAGGTCGAGAATATAAAGGCGAATTTCGCATCCTCACTCCGGAAAAAAATGAGCGTTGGGTTTACCTATCCTCATCCCCAATGCTTTCAGAAGAAGGTAACGTGATCGGGTTTGTCGGCACAGTAGAAGATTCTACAGATCGCAAAAAAGCTGAAGAAGAACACATCAAACTCATTCGTGAACAGGCTGCACGGCAAGAAGCAGAAACAGCAAATCGCCTCAAAGATGAATTTTTAGCAACCCTCTCCCACGAACTCCGCACACCCCTAACTTCCATACTCGGTTGGGCAAGACTACTGCGTCAGCGAAAATTAGACGAAAAAGCGATCGCCCGTGCAATAGAAACAATTGAACGCAATGCAACTTTGCAAGCACAATTAATAGAAGATATTTTAGATGTTTCGCGGATTATGCGAGGCAAACTAAATCTTAATATCTGTCCCGTGAATCTGGAAACCATCATTTCAACCGTTACCAACGGCGCATATCTGGAAGCAGAAGCGAAAAATATTCAACTCAAGTACTTTATTGAATCTAGTCAAACAGAGGGTGAGACACAGCAACAGGGGAAGATAGAGGAAGAAAATAATTCTTCTGCCTCACCTTCTTCTCTTTTCCCTCCCTCCTCTTTGATCGTCTCAGGAGATTCCAATCGTTTACAGCAAGTTGTATGGAATTTGCTTAACAATGCAATTAAATTCACACCTAGTGGCGGCAAAATAGAGGTGCGATTGTCACGGGCTAGTGACTGGGGATTAGATACTAAAGATAGAAAAACAGCCAATCCCCAATCACCAATTCCTAATTATGCTCAAATTACTGTAAAAGACACAGGTATTGGTATTAGCCCAGATTTTCTTCCCCATGTTTTTGATCGCTTTCGTCAAGCAGATGGCAGTATAACTAGAAACCACGGTGGATTGGGACTAGGTTTGGCGATCGTGCGTTATTTAGTAGAAATGCATGGTGGGAGTGTTCATGCTGATAGTGCAGGAGTAGGGCAGGGAGCCACCTTTACTGTCACACTACCTTTATTAGAAACAGAGCAGCAACAGACAGGGGAGGATACAGAGGAGGGCGAATGGGGCGATCGCCTAAAAAAGTCTAATCTATCTGCTCACCAGTTAACATCTTTGTCTTCACCAGAGTCACCTCTTTGTGGTTTGCAGATTTTACTAGTAGACGATACTGAAACGCAAGAGCAGATCTCCAGCTTACTGCAAGAATCTGGAGCAAAAGTAACAGCTGTCGCTTCAGTTAATTTAGCACTTTCAGCTATAGACAAATCCCAACCAGATATCTTGATTGCTGACATTTGCTTGCTAAAGGAAGACGACTATACCCTGCTCCAAAAATTAAGAAATTTACAACCACAAAAACACGGAAAAATACCAGCTATAGCACTGTTCACCGATTCCAAACCGCAAGAAGATTCTAAAACTTCCCAGGAATCAGCCTTCCAAATATATATATCCAAACCAGTCGAACCAATTAATTTGATTAGTTCGGTGGCAAAATTGGTACAAAGCAATTGTATTGTCTGA
- a CDS encoding chemotaxis protein CheB: protein MTFKLIVIGTSLGGLNALQVILSGLPQNFPVPIAVVQHRHKDSDYTLRALLQNCTQLSVKEAEDKEEILAGSVYLAPADYHLLIENKDKTVNYDYFTLSTDAPVTYARPSIDVLFETAADAYAENVIGVLLTGANQDGVQGLVRIKARGGLTIVEEPSTASCPIMPAAAITTGVVDKIIPLEDIAFFLVNICKL from the coding sequence ATGACGTTTAAACTGATTGTTATCGGCACTTCTTTGGGTGGATTAAACGCTTTACAAGTGATACTATCGGGCTTGCCCCAAAACTTCCCAGTGCCTATAGCTGTTGTCCAACATCGTCATAAAGATTCTGATTACACACTAAGAGCTTTATTGCAGAATTGCACTCAACTAAGTGTCAAAGAGGCAGAAGACAAAGAAGAAATATTAGCGGGTTCAGTATATTTAGCACCAGCCGATTATCATTTGCTGATAGAAAATAAGGACAAAACCGTAAATTATGATTATTTTACTTTGTCTACAGATGCTCCTGTCACCTACGCACGACCATCAATAGATGTGCTTTTTGAGACAGCAGCAGATGCATACGCAGAAAACGTCATTGGTGTACTGTTGACAGGAGCCAATCAAGATGGTGTGCAAGGACTAGTTAGAATTAAAGCAAGAGGTGGCTTAACTATAGTAGAAGAGCCATCCACAGCCTCTTGTCCGATTATGCCTGCTGCTGCCATCACTACTGGAGTGGTAGATAAAATTATACCCTTAGAGGATATTGCATTTTTCTTAGTAAATATCTGCAAACTTTAA
- a CDS encoding glycosyltransferase family 39 protein, producing MQIAQKLLAQKTNLSVFFLLFGGLLFRGFLAFWLYPTFDEAYYYLYSLHLDWSYFDHPVLVALTTGFGPWLTGDVSQFTIRLGALILYTGSLVLLYLASKRLFSDKAANLTLAIATISPIFLVGFGILSLPDSPLMFFWSASLYCAANEFFRQPRTQKQSLVKYVPSYRLSYLGILVGLACLSKYHGFILGLGLIGFCLTSPPHRCVVRSPWAWLGLGLFVITILPILFWNMQHNWVSFSFQSQRAVPKSGYNLLSVGAVSLAGVVYLFPTIGLPLWWVSLQSALARITQLFSRKSPNYGRDLEACELLILWVSLPLILGFTVLGGYRQILPAWPMPGFWGITLLLGQRAVIWEQQSRLRVRRWLLGSGIMVATILFILLLQVTAGILQKPSQYALMGGFLPPKDDPSTELIDIQQLRRGFAESPVLRAALENSNFIFTNRYYLGGPIAMSLRPLAQIPITCFDIGKDLRGFAFWSRADQWLGKDALYITTASFNHRKDLMASYRTYFSSLIELETVSIRRGGVVTNVIYIYQAKKLLKPYPRSYGI from the coding sequence ATGCAAATAGCTCAGAAATTGTTAGCGCAAAAAACTAATTTGTCAGTATTTTTTTTGCTGTTTGGGGGACTGCTGTTTCGAGGCTTCCTTGCTTTCTGGCTTTACCCTACCTTTGATGAAGCTTACTACTATCTTTACAGCCTGCATCTGGACTGGAGTTATTTCGATCATCCAGTTCTGGTTGCACTCACAACTGGTTTTGGACCGTGGTTGACTGGAGATGTATCCCAATTCACGATTCGCCTGGGAGCGCTGATTTTGTACACAGGCAGTTTGGTGCTATTGTATCTGGCTAGCAAAAGACTATTTTCTGACAAGGCTGCCAACCTAACATTGGCGATCGCTACCATAAGTCCAATTTTTCTAGTTGGCTTTGGCATCCTCAGCCTACCTGACAGCCCACTGATGTTTTTTTGGTCAGCCAGTTTATATTGTGCAGCCAATGAATTTTTTCGGCAGCCTCGAACTCAAAAGCAAAGCCTTGTGAAGTATGTCCCTAGTTATCGCTTAAGCTACCTTGGTATCCTAGTTGGATTAGCCTGCCTAAGCAAATATCACGGTTTTATTTTGGGTCTGGGGCTAATTGGTTTTTGTTTAACAAGTCCACCTCATCGCTGTGTAGTCCGCTCTCCTTGGGCATGGTTAGGATTAGGTTTATTTGTCATAACTATCTTGCCAATATTGTTTTGGAATATGCAGCATAATTGGGTGTCCTTTAGTTTTCAATCACAGCGAGCGGTACCCAAAAGCGGCTACAATCTGCTGAGTGTAGGAGCCGTCAGTTTAGCTGGAGTAGTTTACCTGTTCCCAACCATTGGATTACCGCTGTGGTGGGTGAGTTTGCAATCAGCCCTGGCTCGAATAACTCAACTTTTTTCTAGGAAATCACCAAACTATGGGAGAGATTTAGAGGCTTGTGAACTATTGATTTTATGGGTTTCTCTGCCCCTGATTTTGGGATTTACAGTCCTGGGGGGATATCGGCAAATTTTGCCAGCTTGGCCGATGCCAGGATTTTGGGGAATTACTTTACTCTTAGGACAACGGGCAGTCATCTGGGAGCAGCAATCCCGACTTCGGGTGCGGCGATGGCTTTTAGGTTCAGGGATTATGGTTGCCACCATTTTATTTATTCTTCTGCTCCAAGTGACAGCAGGAATATTACAAAAGCCCAGCCAATACGCTTTGATGGGAGGGTTTTTACCCCCCAAAGACGATCCCTCTACAGAATTAATTGATATTCAGCAACTACGGCGCGGCTTTGCTGAATCTCCTGTCCTGCGTGCGGCGTTAGAGAACTCTAACTTTATATTCACCAATCGCTATTACCTGGGTGGGCCGATTGCCATGTCCCTTAGACCTCTAGCTCAAATACCGATTACTTGTTTTGACATTGGTAAAGATTTACGTGGCTTTGCTTTTTGGTCAAGGGCCGATCAATGGTTGGGAAAAGATGCTCTGTATATCACTACTGCCTCTTTTAATCACAGAAAAGACTTGATGGCTAGCTATCGAACTTACTTTAGCAGCCTAATTGAGCTCGAAACAGTATCGATTCGACGAGGTGGTGTAGTTACCAACGTCATTTATATTTATCAGGCTAAGAAACTCCTCAAGCCCTATCCCCGTTCTTACGGGATTTGA
- a CDS encoding superoxide dismutase produces MTLNRRHFLFLLGASASAAAFYGCTSAEDDLAATSTTTATSNLATATTESTTTIASSVGEVKLPPLPYAPTALEPYVDAATMRIHHGKHHATYVKNLNAALEKYPQLKNRSVEDLLRDLNSVPEDIRTSVRNNGGGHINHSMFWRIMKQKGGGEPTGAIASAIQQNFGSFENFKKQFNEAGTKRFGSGWVWLVRNPNGRLEIMTTGNQDTPLSEGKYPIMGNDLWEHAYYLKYQNRRADYLNAWWNVVNWDEINRRFADAQKA; encoded by the coding sequence ATGACTCTTAATCGTCGGCATTTCTTATTTTTACTTGGAGCAAGTGCTAGTGCTGCTGCCTTCTATGGTTGTACTTCGGCTGAAGATGATCTGGCTGCCACCTCAACAACTACTGCTACTTCTAACTTAGCTACTGCCACTACTGAATCAACTACAACTATTGCAAGTAGTGTAGGAGAGGTTAAACTCCCACCTTTACCTTATGCACCCACAGCTTTAGAACCATACGTAGATGCAGCTACAATGCGCATTCATCATGGTAAACACCATGCTACTTACGTCAAAAATCTGAATGCAGCATTAGAGAAGTATCCACAACTCAAAAATAGAAGTGTTGAAGATTTATTACGTGACCTCAATAGCGTGCCAGAAGATATTCGCACATCAGTACGTAATAATGGTGGTGGTCATATCAACCACTCGATGTTTTGGAGAATTATGAAACAAAAGGGTGGCGGAGAACCAACAGGAGCGATCGCATCTGCAATTCAACAAAACTTTGGCAGTTTTGAAAATTTTAAAAAGCAGTTTAATGAAGCTGGTACTAAGCGTTTTGGTAGTGGTTGGGTTTGGCTTGTTCGCAACCCAAATGGCAGGCTTGAGATTATGACTACAGGCAATCAAGATACTCCCCTCAGTGAAGGCAAATATCCAATTATGGGTAATGACTTGTGGGAACACGCCTATTATCTGAAGTACCAAAACCGCCGTGCCGACTATTTAAATGCTTGGTGGAATGTTGTGAATTGGGATGAGATTAACAGGCGTTTTGCAGATGCCCAAAAAGCTTAG
- the ald gene encoding alanine dehydrogenase, which produces MEIGVPKETKDQEFRVGLSPSSARVLKENGHTIFVETQAGVGAGFTDDDYTSVGAEIVLTPEAAWNRDLVIKVKEPQSKEYKFLQKGQILFTYLHLAADRKLTEHLIDCGVCAIAYETVEQNGANKLPLLTPMSIVAGRLAVQFGARFLERQQGGRGVLLGGVPGVSSGKVVILGGGVVGTEAAKIAVGMGASVQILDVNVERLGYLETLFGSRVELLYSNSANIEATVSQADLLIGAVLLPGRRAPILVNRNLVKQMRSGSVIVDVAVDQGGCVETLHATSHTQPVYIEEGVVHYGVPNMPGAVPWTATQALNNSTLPYVLQLANQGLEALNNNLPLAKGVNVQNHRLVHPAVAEVFPDLV; this is translated from the coding sequence ATGGAAATAGGTGTTCCCAAAGAAACTAAGGATCAAGAGTTTCGGGTTGGGTTAAGTCCGTCTAGCGCTAGAGTTTTAAAAGAAAATGGACATACCATTTTTGTGGAAACTCAAGCTGGCGTTGGTGCTGGATTTACAGATGACGATTACACAAGTGTTGGCGCAGAAATTGTTCTGACTCCGGAAGCTGCTTGGAATCGAGACTTAGTGATCAAAGTTAAAGAACCACAATCTAAAGAGTATAAGTTTTTGCAAAAAGGACAAATACTTTTTACATATTTGCACTTAGCTGCTGACAGAAAATTGACAGAGCATTTGATTGATTGTGGTGTGTGTGCGATCGCCTACGAAACAGTTGAACAGAATGGAGCCAACAAATTGCCTCTGCTAACACCGATGAGCATTGTTGCTGGGCGGTTGGCAGTACAATTTGGAGCAAGATTTTTAGAACGTCAGCAAGGTGGTAGAGGTGTTCTTTTAGGCGGTGTTCCTGGAGTTAGTTCCGGCAAAGTGGTTATTTTAGGTGGAGGAGTAGTTGGTACAGAAGCTGCAAAAATTGCTGTCGGCATGGGAGCCAGCGTTCAGATTTTGGATGTGAATGTAGAACGTTTGGGTTATTTGGAAACTTTATTTGGTTCGAGAGTAGAACTGCTCTATAGCAACTCTGCCAATATTGAAGCAACTGTTAGCCAAGCAGATTTATTAATTGGTGCAGTTTTATTGCCAGGACGTAGAGCACCGATCCTCGTCAATCGCAATTTGGTAAAACAAATGCGTTCTGGTTCAGTAATTGTTGATGTGGCAGTAGATCAAGGGGGTTGTGTGGAAACCTTACATGCTACATCTCATACTCAACCAGTTTACATTGAAGAGGGTGTTGTACATTATGGTGTTCCCAATATGCCAGGGGCAGTTCCTTGGACAGCAACTCAAGCTCTTAACAACAGTACTTTACCATATGTATTGCAATTAGCAAATCAGGGTTTGGAAGCATTAAATAATAATCTACCATTGGCTAAGGGGGTGAATGTGCAGAATCATCGCCTAGTACATCCTGCTGTAGCTGAGGTATTTCCGGATTTAGTTTAG
- a CDS encoding protein-glutamate O-methyltransferase CheR: MEKEQLEDIEIQLLLEGVYRYHGFDFRNYALASLKRRIWNMIHAEGLTTVSGLQEKILHNRECLERFLFNLSVNVTTMFRDPDFFLTFRQKVVPVLRTYPFIRIWHAGCSTGEEVYSMAILLKEEGLYHRSRLYATDINDAVLRKAKSGIFSLKLMQEYTANYIKAGGKASFSEYYTAAYGNAIFSSELKENIIFSLHNLATDNSFNEFNVIFCRNVLIYFNKALQSRVHTLLYDSLIRLGVLGLGRQESIRFTPHEKDYEQIVGSEKLYRRIS; encoded by the coding sequence ATGGAGAAAGAACAACTCGAAGATATAGAAATTCAATTACTTTTAGAAGGTGTATATCGCTATCATGGATTCGATTTTAGAAATTATGCCTTGGCTTCACTTAAACGCCGGATCTGGAACATGATTCATGCTGAAGGCTTAACTACAGTATCTGGATTGCAAGAAAAAATTCTTCACAATCGCGAATGTCTGGAAAGATTTTTATTTAATCTTTCAGTCAATGTTACAACAATGTTTCGCGATCCTGACTTTTTTCTAACATTTAGACAAAAAGTTGTACCAGTACTGAGAACTTATCCTTTTATTCGCATTTGGCACGCGGGTTGCTCTACAGGCGAAGAGGTTTATTCTATGGCAATTTTGCTTAAAGAAGAAGGTCTTTATCACCGTTCGCGATTATACGCTACTGATATTAATGATGCTGTGTTACGTAAAGCCAAATCTGGAATTTTTTCTCTAAAATTAATGCAAGAATATACTGCCAATTATATAAAAGCAGGAGGAAAAGCATCTTTTTCTGAATATTATACTGCTGCATATGGTAATGCTATTTTCTCATCAGAACTGAAGGAAAATATTATTTTTTCATTACACAACTTAGCAACCGATAATTCTTTTAATGAATTTAATGTAATTTTTTGTCGGAATGTTTTAATCTATTTTAACAAAGCATTGCAAAGTAGAGTTCATACACTTTTATACGATAGCTTAATTAGATTAGGAGTTTTAGGCTTAGGACGTCAAGAATCAATCAGGTTTACACCCCATGAAAAAGACTATGAGCAGATAGTAGGCAGTGAAAAGCTTTATCGCAGAATTAGTTAG
- the rsmG gene encoding 16S rRNA (guanine(527)-N(7))-methyltransferase RsmG, whose amino-acid sequence MNNLTLPYLPQMPEIWQSTLNWQPTAQQQEQFQRLYESILEGNQKLNLTRITAPEEFWEKHLWDSLRGIAPLLKDEKLGEASSPTCVDIGTGAGFPGIPVAIALPDCTITLLDSTRKKMAFLEQVVSALELNNVKTLTGRAEEIGQQSQHRQQYDMALIRAVGAASVCAEYTLPLLKQGGLAIVYRGNWTEDENTAMENAVQQLGGVIESIEKFTTPLSNSIRHCLYLRKVATTPAQFPRAAGIPTQKPL is encoded by the coding sequence GTGAACAACTTGACTTTGCCTTATTTGCCTCAAATGCCAGAAATTTGGCAATCTACTCTCAATTGGCAACCAACAGCCCAGCAGCAAGAACAATTCCAAAGATTGTATGAATCAATCTTAGAGGGTAATCAAAAGCTGAACCTAACTCGCATCACTGCCCCTGAGGAATTTTGGGAAAAGCATCTTTGGGATTCTTTACGGGGAATCGCCCCTTTGTTGAAAGATGAGAAATTAGGGGAAGCTAGTTCTCCTACTTGTGTTGATATTGGTACAGGTGCGGGTTTTCCAGGAATTCCAGTCGCAATTGCTTTACCCGATTGCACGATTACCCTTTTGGACTCTACTCGAAAAAAAATGGCTTTTCTGGAGCAAGTAGTGTCTGCACTTGAGCTTAATAATGTCAAAACTCTAACAGGCAGAGCTGAAGAAATAGGACAACAATCTCAACACCGCCAACAATATGACATGGCATTAATTCGCGCTGTTGGGGCAGCCTCAGTTTGTGCTGAATATACTCTACCACTGCTCAAACAAGGCGGTTTAGCAATAGTTTACCGGGGTAACTGGACGGAGGATGAAAACACTGCAATGGAAAATGCAGTTCAGCAACTGGGTGGTGTGATTGAATCAATCGAAAAATTCACAACTCCCTTAAGTAATAGCATCCGCCACTGTCTTTACTTACGCAAAGTTGCAACTACACCAGCTCAATTTCCCCGTGCGGCTGGTATACCCACACAAAAACCTCTGTAA
- a CDS encoding WD40 repeat domain-containing protein: MSIPIATHAAIEVQTNLQTSKNFANYRLAYTLKGHSGTVKSLTFSPNSKILVSGGAENDGVIRLWSTKTGKRIGIIRKAHKTTVESLAISPDGKTLASCSNDTTINLWNLKTHNFNRSLLGHTSNVLSVAITPDGKVLASAGLDGIKLWDFIQQRPLATLVRFDNLISEMAISPDGQILVSGDNQGVIKMWDLNSSKLIRKVVAHTDTVSAIAFTPDSQTLVTASRDRTIKIWKVNTGEIVHFLTAHNNWVNAIAINPDGRTLASAGRDGIKLWDLTTGKLLNTLNQHSDWVSAIAFSPDGKVLASGSYDKKIKLWRTL; encoded by the coding sequence ATATCTATACCGATCGCAACCCATGCAGCTATTGAAGTTCAAACTAATCTTCAAACAAGCAAAAATTTTGCCAATTATCGACTAGCTTACACTCTCAAAGGACATTCTGGGACAGTTAAATCTCTCACCTTCAGTCCTAATAGCAAAATTCTTGTTAGTGGTGGTGCGGAAAACGATGGTGTAATTCGTCTGTGGAGTACAAAAACTGGTAAGCGAATTGGCATTATTCGCAAAGCCCATAAAACAACTGTGGAATCATTAGCAATTTCCCCTGATGGTAAAACTCTTGCTAGCTGTAGTAATGACACCACAATAAATCTTTGGAATCTCAAAACTCATAACTTCAATCGTTCTTTGCTAGGACATACCAGCAATGTCTTGTCTGTTGCTATTACCCCCGATGGCAAAGTTCTTGCTAGTGCGGGCTTAGACGGCATTAAGCTGTGGGATTTTATCCAACAGCGTCCACTCGCTACTCTAGTACGCTTTGATAATCTCATCTCTGAAATGGCGATTAGTCCTGATGGTCAAATATTGGTAAGTGGTGACAATCAGGGTGTAATTAAAATGTGGGATTTGAATTCTAGCAAACTCATCCGCAAAGTTGTAGCTCACACCGATACAGTTAGTGCGATCGCTTTTACACCAGATAGTCAAACTCTAGTCACTGCTAGTCGCGATCGCACCATTAAAATCTGGAAAGTTAATACAGGGGAGATAGTCCATTTCCTCACAGCCCATAACAACTGGGTAAACGCCATTGCCATCAACCCAGATGGACGTACCCTAGCCAGTGCTGGTAGAGATGGTATCAAGCTGTGGGATTTAACCACAGGAAAATTGTTAAATACACTCAATCAACACTCCGATTGGGTGAGCGCGATCGCCTTTAGCCCTGATGGCAAAGTACTTGCTAGTGGTAGTTACGACAAAAAAATTAAGCTTTGGCGAACTCTTTGA
- a CDS encoding chlorophyll a/b-binding protein: MTQPQPSVTPKLEEPKFGFNEYAERLNGRAAMVGFILMVVIEYVTDQGVLSWLGLK; the protein is encoded by the coding sequence ATGACACAACCACAGCCAAGCGTAACTCCCAAACTAGAGGAGCCAAAATTCGGATTTAATGAATATGCCGAGCGTTTAAATGGTCGAGCGGCTATGGTCGGCTTTATTCTTATGGTAGTGATTGAATATGTCACTGACCAAGGGGTTTTATCGTGGCTGGGTCTAAAATAG